The following proteins are co-located in the Conyzicola lurida genome:
- a CDS encoding UBP-type zinc finger domain-containing protein, giving the protein MTDGIDTTAAPSGPGCVECDATGSWWVHLRRCAECGHVGCCDDSLSKHATAHYSTTRHPVMQSFEPGEDWFWDYRTSELVDGPALAEPTSHPTDQSTPGPADRVPADWRDLLG; this is encoded by the coding sequence ATGACCGACGGAATCGATACGACTGCCGCTCCGAGCGGCCCCGGGTGCGTGGAGTGCGACGCGACCGGCAGCTGGTGGGTCCACCTCCGACGCTGCGCGGAGTGCGGACACGTCGGCTGCTGCGACGACTCGCTGTCGAAGCACGCCACGGCCCACTACTCGACCACGCGGCATCCGGTGATGCAGAGTTTCGAGCCGGGCGAGGACTGGTTCTGGGACTACCGCACCTCGGAACTCGTCGACGGTCCGGCGCTGGCCGAACCGACCAGCCACCCGACCGACCAGTCGACGCCCGGTCCGGCCGACCGGGTGCCCGCCGACTGGCGCGACCTGCTGGGTTAG
- a CDS encoding acyl-CoA thioesterase codes for MSDPVSGLLSALDLTDTGARTSEDIFTGISQPQPGGRIFGGQVLAQSLIAAMRTISAERFVHSMHGYFLRPGDATQPITFSVDRIHDGRSFSTRRTQAYQGGLPILSMIASFQDVDEGLDHQVEMPAGLPEPESLPSAAEVLSGIDHPVAADWANGRAFDMRHVPSPIYFSVEGDRVPHQAVWVRAKSRLPDDENLHRAALAYASDYSILEPIMRGHGVPWAMPGLKAASLDHAMWFHRFGRVDDWMLYVQESPTAGGGRGLSLGRIFSRDGVLLASVAQEGMVRVPSPAPGNN; via the coding sequence ATGAGCGACCCCGTGAGCGGACTCCTTTCCGCACTCGACCTGACCGACACCGGCGCGAGAACCAGCGAAGACATCTTCACCGGCATCAGCCAACCGCAACCCGGGGGCAGGATCTTCGGCGGACAGGTGCTCGCGCAGTCGCTGATCGCGGCGATGCGCACGATATCCGCCGAGCGCTTCGTTCATTCGATGCACGGCTACTTCCTGCGCCCCGGCGACGCGACGCAGCCCATCACATTCTCGGTCGACCGCATCCACGACGGCCGGTCGTTCTCGACCCGCCGCACGCAGGCGTACCAGGGCGGGTTGCCGATCCTGTCGATGATCGCGTCGTTCCAGGACGTCGACGAGGGGCTCGACCACCAGGTCGAGATGCCCGCGGGGCTGCCCGAGCCGGAGTCGCTGCCGAGCGCTGCGGAGGTGCTGTCCGGCATCGACCACCCCGTCGCCGCGGACTGGGCGAACGGGCGCGCGTTCGACATGCGGCACGTGCCCTCCCCCATCTACTTCTCCGTCGAGGGCGACCGCGTTCCGCACCAGGCCGTCTGGGTACGCGCCAAGTCGCGGCTGCCCGACGACGAGAACCTGCACCGCGCGGCGCTCGCCTACGCCAGCGACTATTCGATCCTCGAGCCGATCATGCGCGGTCACGGTGTGCCGTGGGCGATGCCCGGGCTCAAGGCCGCGAGCCTCGACCACGCGATGTGGTTCCACCGGTTCGGGCGGGTCGACGACTGGATGCTGTACGTGCAGGAATCGCCGACGGCGGGCGGCGGACGAGGCCTTTCGCTCGGCCGCATCTTTTCGCGCGACGGCGTTCTACTCGCGAGCGTTGCGCAGGAGGGCATGGTGCGCGTACCCTCGCCTGCACCCGGGAATAACTAG
- a CDS encoding acyl-CoA thioesterase — protein sequence MRIHVAIPLRWSDFDAYAHVNNAEMLRLLEEARIQAFWRPDAGGEPGAATAVLDARPGAEMIGLIARQEIEYLAPIPYMRAPIDIEMWIGRIGGASIEICYEIFSPEGVTPRVLFTRAATTLVMVTAATGRPQRITDDLREVWAPYVEEPVSFTKRG from the coding sequence ATGCGCATCCACGTCGCCATCCCGCTGCGCTGGTCGGACTTCGACGCCTACGCGCACGTCAACAACGCCGAGATGCTGCGCCTCCTCGAGGAGGCGCGCATCCAGGCGTTCTGGCGTCCCGACGCGGGCGGAGAGCCCGGCGCGGCGACGGCGGTGCTCGACGCCCGACCCGGCGCCGAGATGATCGGGCTCATCGCGCGTCAGGAGATCGAGTATCTCGCGCCGATCCCGTACATGCGCGCACCGATCGACATCGAGATGTGGATCGGCCGCATCGGCGGCGCGAGCATCGAGATCTGCTACGAGATCTTCTCGCCCGAGGGCGTGACACCGCGGGTGCTGTTCACCCGCGCGGCGACGACCCTAGTCATGGTCACGGCCGCCACCGGACGCCCGCAGCGCATCACCGACGACCTGCGAGAGGTCTGGGCCCCGTACGTGGAAGAGCCCGTCAGCTTCACAAAGCGAGGCTGA
- the ykgO gene encoding type B 50S ribosomal protein L36 yields the protein MQVRNSLKSLKKAPGSQVVRRRGRTFVINSANPRMKSRQG from the coding sequence ATGCAGGTACGTAATTCGCTCAAGTCGCTCAAGAAGGCACCCGGATCGCAGGTTGTCCGCCGTCGTGGACGCACGTTCGTGATCAACAGCGCCAACCCGCGCATGAAGTCCCGCCAGGGCTAG
- a CDS encoding methyltransferase: MSDTSVTDTATTHTWLAIGPAGTLGWITTVTGGYTFKLVGDDTERAVYPSLEAAKGALYSALVPGTEWPEFREH, translated from the coding sequence ATGAGCGACACATCAGTGACCGACACGGCAACCACACACACCTGGCTGGCCATCGGGCCGGCCGGGACGCTCGGATGGATCACCACCGTCACGGGCGGCTACACCTTCAAGCTCGTGGGCGACGACACAGAACGCGCCGTTTATCCGAGCCTCGAGGCGGCGAAGGGCGCTCTGTACTCGGCCCTCGTACCCGGCACCGAATGGCCGGAATTCCGGGAGCACTAG
- a CDS encoding ATP-binding cassette domain-containing protein, translating to MSSVTLTNVGLTYPDGTVGLDGIDLAIADGEFVALVGPSGSGKTTLLRAIAGFLRPTAGSIHLGEALVADGSTLVAPEKRELGMVFQQHAVWPHWSVERNVAYPLRLAGVAKAERQARVAEVMALVGLEGFEKRNPATLSGGQRQRVALARAIVGRPRVLLLDEALSALDEPLRDSLRLELQTLTRSIGLTVVHVTHDRDEALALADRVVVLDGGRIQQVGTPPELVSTPASPAVATFLSDATVFTGVLHAGVFSASGHGCRVGVDDLELGGAGEGDGSIAVLPEDVTLTPGTGATVTSSLYGRGSNDVVVDWNGIAVRCRVPGRRPLVGEAVDVRVERAMFYPRAAAAQPVGTPA from the coding sequence GTGTCCTCCGTCACCCTCACCAACGTCGGCCTCACCTACCCGGACGGCACCGTCGGCCTCGACGGCATCGACCTCGCGATCGCCGACGGCGAGTTCGTCGCGCTCGTCGGGCCGTCGGGCTCGGGAAAGACCACCCTGCTACGGGCCATCGCGGGCTTCCTGCGCCCGACCGCGGGGTCGATCCACCTCGGCGAGGCGCTCGTCGCCGACGGATCCACGCTCGTCGCGCCCGAGAAGCGCGAGCTGGGCATGGTATTCCAGCAGCACGCCGTCTGGCCGCACTGGAGCGTCGAACGCAACGTCGCCTACCCGCTGCGCCTCGCCGGGGTCGCGAAGGCCGAGCGCCAGGCGCGGGTCGCCGAGGTGATGGCGCTCGTCGGCCTCGAGGGGTTCGAGAAACGCAACCCCGCCACGCTCTCCGGAGGCCAGCGGCAGCGGGTGGCACTCGCGCGCGCCATCGTCGGCCGCCCGCGGGTGCTGCTGCTCGACGAGGCGCTCTCCGCGCTCGACGAACCGCTGCGCGACAGCCTGCGCTTGGAACTGCAGACGCTCACACGCTCGATCGGGCTCACCGTGGTGCACGTCACGCACGACCGCGACGAGGCACTCGCCCTGGCCGACCGCGTCGTCGTGCTCGACGGCGGGCGCATCCAGCAGGTCGGCACTCCCCCGGAACTGGTCTCGACTCCCGCCTCGCCCGCCGTGGCGACGTTCCTCTCCGACGCGACGGTCTTCACCGGCGTACTGCACGCCGGCGTCTTCAGCGCCAGCGGCCACGGATGCCGGGTCGGCGTCGACGACCTCGAGCTCGGCGGGGCCGGCGAGGGCGACGGGTCGATCGCGGTCCTGCCCGAAGACGTGACGCTCACCCCGGGCACCGGCGCCACCGTCACGTCGTCGCTGTACGGTCGCGGAAGCAACGACGTGGTCGTCGACTGGAACGGAATCGCCGTGCGCTGCCGCGTCCCGGGGCGGCGGCCGCTCGTCGGCGAGGCCGTCGACGTGCGCGTCGAGCGGGCGATGTTCTACCCGCGTGCCGCGGCCGCGCAGCCCGTCGGCACACCGGCGTAG
- a CDS encoding nucleoside hydrolase: MPIPLLIDTDTAADDCFALLVGLLDPRADLLAITMVAGNVGFDQQVDNAFLTVGLAGRLGEVPVHLGARDPLVRPWLSASDVHGDGVGGLKRPDDGHAPSDEDAVDAMIRLAKEHKGELSIVAIGPLTNIALAVQKDPEFVANVGSLYVMGGSINARGNITPAAEYNIYVDPEAADIVFSAGFADVVVISWDPLTITDAVFDQERIDRIAALDTTLSRFFVRANQATFDFDSRVGIGGSSHCDSLTALLALDRSLATAESRYRLEVETEGTRTRGATVFDWQSDDNNVTAIEKVDGERFFDYMLTLLGTEPAA; encoded by the coding sequence GTGCCGATTCCCCTCCTCATCGATACCGATACCGCGGCTGACGACTGCTTCGCGCTGCTCGTCGGGCTGCTCGACCCGCGCGCCGACCTGCTCGCCATCACGATGGTCGCCGGAAACGTCGGCTTCGACCAGCAGGTCGACAACGCGTTCCTGACCGTCGGACTCGCCGGCCGTCTCGGAGAGGTTCCCGTCCACCTTGGCGCGCGCGACCCGCTGGTGCGTCCGTGGTTGAGCGCGAGCGACGTGCACGGCGACGGCGTGGGCGGCTTGAAGCGTCCGGACGACGGCCACGCGCCATCCGACGAAGACGCCGTCGACGCGATGATCCGCCTGGCCAAGGAGCACAAGGGCGAGCTGAGCATCGTGGCCATCGGCCCGCTCACCAACATCGCGCTCGCGGTGCAGAAGGACCCCGAGTTCGTCGCGAACGTCGGCAGCCTCTACGTGATGGGCGGCTCGATCAACGCGCGCGGCAACATCACGCCCGCCGCCGAGTACAACATCTACGTGGACCCGGAAGCAGCGGACATCGTGTTCTCCGCCGGATTCGCCGACGTCGTCGTGATCAGCTGGGACCCGCTGACCATCACGGACGCCGTCTTCGACCAGGAGCGCATCGACCGCATCGCCGCCCTCGACACCACGCTGTCGCGCTTCTTCGTGCGGGCCAACCAGGCCACGTTCGATTTCGACTCCCGCGTCGGCATCGGCGGATCGTCGCACTGCGACTCGCTCACCGCGCTGCTCGCCCTCGACCGCAGCCTCGCGACCGCCGAGAGCCGCTATCGGCTCGAGGTGGAGACGGAGGGCACCCGCACGCGTGGCGCCACGGTCTTCGACTGGCAGTCCGACGACAACAACGTGACCGCGATCGAAAAGGTCGACGGCGAGCGGTTCTTCGACTACATGCTCACGCTTCTCGGCACGGAGCCGGCGGCCTAA
- a CDS encoding aldo/keto reductase, producing the protein MPYNANDDRYTSAEYKRVGRSGLKLPAVSLGLWNNFGNDKPLENQRAILRRAFDLGVTHFDLANNYGPPAGSAESNFGRILAEDFRPYRDELIISSKAGYDMWEGPYGDFGSRKYLLSSLDQSLTRLGLDYVDIFYSHRPDPETPIEETMGALATAVTSGRALYVGVSNYSPEQTLAAEKALAAHGIPLTIHQPRYNMFDRHIEDGLFPVLDEIGAGSIVFSPLAQGLLTERYIDGVVPEGSRASEGRWLKPGAIGETYLERVRGLKQIADGRGQTVAQLALTWVLRHPQVTSALIGASSVAQLEDSLKAREATPLTADEIAAIEPFAVDGTALR; encoded by the coding sequence ATGCCTTATAACGCCAATGACGACCGTTACACATCCGCCGAATACAAGAGAGTCGGACGCAGCGGGCTCAAGCTCCCCGCCGTCTCCCTCGGACTCTGGAACAACTTCGGCAACGACAAGCCGCTCGAGAACCAGCGTGCGATCCTGCGCCGCGCCTTCGACCTCGGCGTCACGCACTTCGACCTCGCGAACAACTACGGCCCGCCCGCGGGATCGGCCGAGTCGAACTTCGGGCGCATCCTCGCCGAAGACTTCCGTCCCTACCGCGACGAGCTCATCATCTCGTCGAAGGCCGGCTACGACATGTGGGAGGGCCCCTACGGCGACTTCGGGTCGCGCAAGTACCTGCTCTCCTCGCTCGACCAGAGCCTGACCCGCCTCGGCCTCGACTACGTCGACATCTTCTACTCCCACCGCCCCGACCCGGAGACGCCGATCGAGGAGACCATGGGCGCGCTCGCGACCGCGGTCACCTCGGGCCGTGCTCTCTACGTCGGCGTCTCGAACTACTCCCCCGAGCAGACGCTCGCGGCAGAGAAGGCGCTCGCCGCCCACGGCATCCCGCTCACGATCCACCAGCCGCGCTACAACATGTTCGACCGGCACATCGAAGACGGCCTGTTCCCCGTGCTCGACGAGATCGGCGCGGGCAGCATCGTCTTCTCGCCGCTCGCCCAGGGCCTGCTGACCGAGCGCTACATCGACGGCGTCGTGCCGGAGGGTTCGCGCGCGTCGGAGGGGCGCTGGCTCAAGCCCGGCGCCATCGGCGAGACCTACCTCGAGCGCGTGCGCGGCCTCAAGCAGATCGCCGACGGCCGCGGCCAGACCGTCGCCCAGCTCGCGCTCACCTGGGTGCTGCGCCACCCGCAGGTGACCTCGGCCCTGATCGGCGCCTCGAGCGTCGCCCAGCTCGAGGACAGCCTGAAGGCGCGCGAAGCGACCCCGCTCACCGCCGACGAGATCGCCGCGATCGAGCCGTTCGCCGTGGACGGCACGGCGCTGCGCTAA
- the ettA gene encoding energy-dependent translational throttle protein EttA, translating to MAEFIYTMVRARKAVGDKLILDDVTMSFFPGAKIGIVGPNGAGKSTILKIMAGLDTPSNGEARLSPGYSVGILMQEPELDETKTVLENVQEGVGEIKAKVDRHAAIGLEMAEPDADFDALLAEMGTLQEEIDAADAWDLDSQLEQAMSALRTPPGDYPVDSLSGGEKRRVALTKLLLQKPDLLLLDEPTNHLDAESVLWLEQHLAKYPGAVLAVTHDRYFLDHVAEWIAEVDRGKLYPYEGNYSTYLEKKQERLTVQGKKDAKLAKRLSSELEWVRSNAKGRQVKSKARLARYEEMVNEAEKTRKLDFEELVIPVGPRLGAQVIDAKDLKKSFDDRVLIDGLSFTLPRNGIVGVIGPNGVGKTTLFKTIVGLEPLDSGDLKIGDTVDISYVDQNRGGIDPNKTLWEVVSDGQDYIQVGKTEIPSRGYVSQFGFKGPDQQKKAGVLSGGERNRLNLALTLKQGGNLLLLDEPTNDLDVETLGSLENALLEFPGCAVVITHDRWFLDRIATHILAYEGTDEDPSNWYWFEGNFESYEENKIERLGADAAKPGRSTYRKLTRD from the coding sequence ATGGCCGAATTTATTTACACGATGGTGCGCGCCCGCAAAGCGGTCGGCGACAAGCTGATCCTCGACGATGTCACCATGTCGTTCTTCCCAGGTGCGAAGATCGGCATTGTCGGCCCGAACGGCGCCGGTAAGTCCACAATCCTCAAGATCATGGCGGGGCTCGACACGCCCAGCAACGGCGAGGCTCGACTGAGCCCCGGCTACAGCGTCGGCATCCTCATGCAGGAGCCGGAGCTCGACGAGACCAAGACGGTGCTCGAGAACGTGCAGGAAGGCGTCGGCGAGATCAAGGCCAAGGTCGACCGCCACGCGGCGATCGGCCTCGAGATGGCCGAGCCCGACGCCGACTTCGACGCGCTGCTCGCCGAAATGGGCACGTTGCAGGAAGAGATCGACGCCGCCGACGCCTGGGACCTCGACTCCCAGCTCGAGCAGGCGATGAGCGCCCTGCGCACGCCGCCGGGCGACTACCCCGTCGACAGCCTCTCCGGTGGAGAGAAGCGCCGCGTCGCGCTCACCAAACTCCTGCTGCAGAAGCCCGACCTGCTGCTGCTCGACGAGCCCACTAACCACCTCGACGCCGAGAGTGTCCTCTGGCTCGAGCAACACCTCGCCAAGTACCCCGGCGCCGTGCTCGCCGTGACCCACGATAGGTACTTCCTCGACCACGTCGCCGAGTGGATCGCCGAGGTCGACCGCGGCAAGCTCTACCCGTACGAGGGCAACTACTCGACCTACCTCGAGAAGAAGCAGGAGCGCCTCACCGTCCAGGGCAAGAAGGACGCGAAGCTCGCCAAGCGACTCTCGAGCGAACTCGAATGGGTGCGCAGCAACGCCAAGGGACGCCAGGTCAAGTCGAAGGCGCGTCTCGCTCGCTACGAGGAGATGGTGAACGAGGCGGAGAAGACGAGGAAGCTCGACTTCGAAGAGCTCGTGATCCCCGTCGGACCGCGCCTCGGTGCGCAGGTCATCGACGCCAAGGACCTCAAGAAGAGCTTCGACGACCGCGTGCTCATCGACGGCCTCAGCTTCACGCTGCCCCGAAACGGCATCGTCGGCGTCATCGGCCCGAACGGTGTCGGCAAGACCACGCTCTTCAAGACGATCGTCGGCCTCGAGCCCCTCGACTCCGGCGACCTGAAGATCGGCGACACCGTCGACATCTCCTACGTCGACCAGAACCGTGGCGGCATCGACCCGAACAAGACCCTGTGGGAGGTCGTCTCCGACGGCCAGGACTACATCCAGGTCGGCAAGACCGAGATCCCGTCGCGCGGCTACGTGTCGCAGTTCGGGTTCAAGGGACCGGACCAGCAGAAGAAGGCCGGCGTCCTCTCCGGTGGTGAGCGCAACCGTCTCAACCTGGCGCTCACGCTCAAGCAGGGCGGAAACCTCCTCCTGCTCGACGAACCGACCAACGACCTCGACGTCGAAACGCTCGGCTCGCTCGAGAACGCGCTCCTCGAGTTCCCCGGCTGCGCCGTGGTCATCACTCACGACCGGTGGTTCCTCGACCGCATCGCCACGCACATCCTCGCCTATGAGGGAACCGACGAGGACCCGTCGAACTGGTACTGGTTCGAGGGCAACTTCGAGTCGTACGAGGAGAACAAGATCGAGCGCCTCGGCGCGGACGCAGCGAAGCCGGGACGTTCCACGTACCGCAAGCTCACCCGCGACTAG
- a CDS encoding DUF6993 domain-containing protein produces MHARTTGGTRVRLIAAAAVAAAALALAACTADAPTAPVPSTTVSSAPSGEATSTPEPEPVLDPAGDAAANLDYFDFVNRALIETVPTPNGQQIVDNLVAAGFAKADMEITPDETVGGETAEAIQFSVRINGSCLIGQTGTVGYNALAQPLLGTGKCLIGQTRTIDF; encoded by the coding sequence ATGCACGCCAGAACGACCGGCGGCACCCGCGTGCGGCTTATTGCGGCGGCGGCCGTGGCAGCCGCCGCGCTGGCACTCGCGGCGTGCACCGCCGACGCGCCGACCGCACCGGTGCCCTCGACGACGGTGTCGTCCGCACCGTCGGGCGAGGCGACATCCACCCCCGAACCCGAACCGGTGCTCGACCCCGCGGGCGACGCCGCGGCGAACCTCGACTACTTCGACTTCGTGAACCGCGCTCTGATCGAGACGGTTCCGACGCCGAACGGGCAGCAGATCGTCGACAACCTCGTCGCCGCCGGGTTCGCCAAAGCCGACATGGAGATCACGCCCGACGAGACGGTAGGCGGGGAGACGGCCGAGGCGATCCAGTTCTCGGTCCGGATCAACGGCAGCTGCCTCATCGGGCAGACCGGCACGGTCGGCTACAACGCGCTGGCGCAGCCACTGCTCGGAACGGGCAAGTGCCTCATCGGGCAGACCCGCACTATCGACTTCTAG
- a CDS encoding alpha/beta fold hydrolase, which translates to MAEFTDREQEEIDRANESGLRPVVFVHGLWLLSSSWDRWRAFFEDQGYITLAPGWPDDPETVEAAKADPEVFANKMITQVTDHYLAAIAQLTIDPAVVGHSFGGLIAQRIAGEGVAAVTVAIDSAPFRGVLLLPASSLKSAAPVLTHPASVGKSVSLTFEQFSFGWSNALTEEEGRQLYDEYHVPAARNPLFQAATANLNPFTQAKVDTGNHERGPLLIISGDEDNTAGPAIQHAIFALQEKNPAVTQLVDIPGRGHSLTIDHGWKEVAEIAIGFVREHE; encoded by the coding sequence ATGGCTGAATTCACCGACCGCGAGCAAGAAGAGATCGACCGCGCGAACGAGTCGGGTCTCAGACCCGTCGTCTTCGTCCACGGTCTGTGGCTGCTCTCCAGCAGCTGGGACCGCTGGCGCGCGTTCTTCGAGGACCAGGGCTACATAACGCTCGCCCCGGGCTGGCCCGACGACCCCGAGACGGTCGAGGCCGCGAAAGCCGACCCGGAGGTCTTCGCCAACAAGATGATCACGCAGGTGACCGACCACTACCTGGCGGCGATCGCCCAGCTGACCATCGACCCGGCGGTCGTGGGGCATTCGTTCGGCGGGCTCATCGCCCAGCGGATCGCGGGCGAGGGGGTCGCGGCCGTCACCGTAGCGATCGATTCGGCACCCTTCCGCGGAGTGTTGCTGCTGCCGGCATCCTCTCTCAAGTCGGCCGCACCGGTGCTCACCCACCCGGCCAGCGTCGGCAAGTCGGTGTCACTGACCTTCGAGCAGTTCAGTTTCGGGTGGTCGAACGCCCTGACCGAGGAGGAGGGGCGCCAACTCTACGACGAGTACCACGTGCCCGCGGCGCGCAACCCGCTGTTCCAGGCGGCGACGGCGAACCTCAACCCGTTCACGCAGGCGAAGGTCGACACCGGCAACCACGAGCGCGGCCCGCTGCTCATCATCTCCGGCGACGAGGACAACACCGCGGGTCCCGCGATCCAGCACGCGATCTTCGCTCTGCAGGAGAAGAACCCCGCCGTGACGCAACTCGTCGACATCCCGGGCCGGGGGCACTCGCTCACGATCGACCACGGCTGGAAGGAAGTCGCCGAGATCGCCATCGGGTTCGTGCGCGAGCACGAGTAA
- a CDS encoding TetR/AcrR family transcriptional regulator has translation MSSDRTFDERQRLLGLTAEYLLENGVIDLRLRTLGESIGSSHRVLLYYFTSREQLVTLALNEAARISAVRDGELLRPHGTTPAEQELVRVWRRISRAEQLPVIRLFLEVLALAVHDPATYSQFVDAFQTEWLQGYSIYLRGHGLPDEDAEGLAAEMIALQRGLQMDLALGGSIEIADRVFAAAARRWSAQIDALAA, from the coding sequence GTGAGCAGCGACCGGACTTTCGACGAGCGGCAACGCCTGCTCGGGCTGACCGCCGAGTACCTGTTGGAGAACGGCGTGATCGATCTCCGCCTGCGCACTCTGGGCGAATCGATCGGTTCGAGCCACCGCGTGCTGCTCTACTACTTCACGTCGCGCGAGCAGCTCGTCACCCTCGCGTTGAACGAGGCGGCCCGCATCTCGGCCGTGCGCGACGGCGAACTCCTGCGGCCGCACGGCACCACCCCGGCCGAACAGGAACTCGTTCGCGTCTGGCGCCGCATCTCCCGAGCCGAGCAGCTGCCGGTGATCCGCCTCTTCCTCGAGGTGCTCGCCCTGGCCGTGCACGACCCGGCGACCTACTCGCAGTTCGTCGACGCGTTCCAGACCGAATGGCTGCAGGGGTACTCGATCTATCTGCGCGGCCACGGACTGCCCGACGAGGACGCCGAGGGCCTCGCCGCCGAGATGATCGCCCTCCAGCGCGGCCTGCAGATGGACCTCGCCCTGGGCGGGTCGATCGAGATCGCCGACCGCGTGTTCGCCGCGGCAGCGCGCCGCTGGTCGGCGCAGATCGACGCGCTCGCGGCCTGA
- the ssb gene encoding single-stranded DNA-binding protein, with product MTDKITVTGFVATQPVVKKVTGDLLITSFRIASNQRRFDKGRDRWIDGETNWFTITAFRHLAANVSASVVKGDRVVVHGRLRVRDWEAADNKKGTNVEIEADALGHDLSWGTTAFTRVSLSTGSANGDGSAVPGEDTADVFPDDVDDDATIHSDPLWGAPGVVGVSVGAGAGAAEDGDEKIPF from the coding sequence ATGACCGACAAGATCACAGTCACCGGGTTCGTCGCCACTCAACCGGTCGTCAAGAAGGTGACGGGCGATCTCCTCATCACCTCGTTCCGCATCGCCTCCAATCAGCGGCGGTTCGACAAGGGGCGCGACAGGTGGATCGACGGTGAGACCAACTGGTTCACCATTACCGCTTTCCGGCACCTCGCAGCCAACGTGAGCGCGTCCGTCGTGAAGGGCGACCGGGTCGTCGTCCACGGCCGGCTCCGTGTGCGGGACTGGGAGGCCGCGGACAACAAAAAGGGCACGAACGTCGAGATCGAGGCGGATGCTCTCGGTCACGATCTTTCCTGGGGCACCACGGCGTTCACCCGGGTGAGCCTGAGCACGGGATCCGCGAACGGCGACGGCTCGGCGGTGCCGGGCGAGGACACCGCGGACGTGTTCCCCGACGACGTCGACGACGACGCCACGATCCACTCCGACCCGCTGTGGGGCGCTCCCGGGGTCGTCGGGGTGAGCGTCGGTGCGGGAGCCGGTGCGGCGGAGGACGGCGACGAGAAGATTCCGTTCTAG